One genomic window of Nicotiana sylvestris chromosome 10, ASM39365v2, whole genome shotgun sequence includes the following:
- the LOC104227036 gene encoding 31 kDa ribonucleoprotein, chloroplastic, whose product MSCATKPIIKPSSMATNSCLISLPPLFATTTKSKSFAYPYLSNTLKPIKLLHLSCTYSPCILSPKKKTSVSALQEEENTLILDGQGQESGDLFNFEPSGEETEEEGFVEAVGDAGESDEVEADEEEEEFQEPPEDAKLFVGNLPYDVDSEGLARLFEQAGVVEIAEVIYNRDTDQSRGFGFVTMSTVEEAEKAVEMYNRYDVNGRLLTVNKAARRGERPERPPRTFEQSYRIYVGNIPWGIDDARLEQLFSEHGKVVSARVVYDRETGRSRGFGFVTMASEAEMSDAIANLDGQSLDGRTIRVNVAEDRSRRNTF is encoded by the exons ATGTCGTGTGCAACAAAGCCAATAATCAAGCCTTCATCCATGGCAACGAACAGTTGCCTCATTTCTCTTCCTCCCCTCTTTGCCACCACCACAAAATCCAAATCTTTTGCTTACCCATATCTCTCAAACACATTAAAACCCATTAAACTCCTCCACCTTTCTTGCACTTATTCTCCTTGTATCTTATCCCCAAAAAAGAAAACATCAGTTTCTGCACTGCAAGAAGAAGAAAACACCCTTATCCTTGACGGCCAAGGACAAGAATCTGGAGACTTGTTTAACTTTGAACCTAGTGGTGAAGAAACAGAAGAAGAAGGGTTTGTAGAGGCAGTTGGAGATGCTGGGGAGAGTGATGAGGTTGAAGCAGAcgaggaggaggaggagtttcAAGAACCACCTGAAGATGCTAAGTTGTTTGTTGGGAATTTACCTTATGATGTAGACAGTGAAGGGCTGGCTCGGCTTTTTGAGCAGGCTGGTGTTGTTGAGATTGCTGAG GTTATTTACAATAGGGACACTGATCAAAGTCGTGGATTTGGTTTTGTGACAATGAGTACGGTGGAAGAAGCTGAGAAAGCTGTGGAAATGTACAATCGTTAT GATGTCAATGGAAGACTCTTGACAGTCAACAAAGCTGCTCGTAGAGGAGAGCGACCTGAGCGTCCGCCTCGGACATTTGAACAGTCTTACAGGATCTACGTAGGCAATATCCCATGGGGCATTGATGATGCACGCCTTGAGCAACTGTTCAGTGAACATGGTAAAGTAGTAAGTGCTCGGGTAGTTTATGACAGAGAAACTGGCCGGTCGCGAGGTTTTGGTTTTGTTACGATGGCAAGTGAAGCTGAAATGAGTGATGCAATTGCAAACCTTGATGGACAG AGTTTGGAtgggaggacaatcagggtaaatGTTGCTGAAGATAGATCCAGGCGCAACACGTTTTGA